The Pedosphaera parvula Ellin514 genome includes a window with the following:
- a CDS encoding YgdI/YgdR family lipoprotein: MKPINILVLLLVLSLLAGCASNYNVILTNGRVYTTSTKPKLDKAKNRYVFKDTSGQPVEVAPVLVREIAPTSMSEASKFTSTPAR, from the coding sequence ATGAAACCAATAAACATTCTGGTTCTGCTCCTTGTTTTGTCTCTGCTCGCCGGTTGCGCGTCCAATTACAATGTGATTCTAACCAACGGACGCGTCTACACTACCAGCACCAAACCAAAATTGGATAAAGCGAAAAATCGTTATGTGTTCAAGGATACCTCTGGTCAACCGGTCGAGGTTGCGCCGGTGCTCGTCCGCGAAATCGCCCCAACTTCGATGAGCGAAGCATCGAAGTTCACTTCTACTCCCGCACGCTGA
- the yihA gene encoding ribosome biogenesis GTP-binding protein YihA/YsxC, whose protein sequence is MNINSAVFEVSAPNLETCPEETLPEFAFIGRSNVGKSSLVNLLAGRKDLARVSKVPGYTKLINFFTINKAWRLVDLPGYGYAHIARENSARFNDAVSNYLAKRSNLYCVFVLIDSRHKPQKIDLEFVQWLGEQSAPCALIFTKTDKVKAAQLQTNMDLFKESISGWFENVPEILSCSSVTKNGVREILNVIDEALS, encoded by the coding sequence ATGAATATTAATTCTGCTGTTTTTGAAGTCAGCGCTCCCAATCTGGAGACGTGTCCGGAGGAGACTTTGCCGGAGTTCGCTTTTATCGGGCGGTCAAATGTTGGCAAGTCTTCGTTGGTCAACCTGCTGGCAGGCAGGAAGGATTTGGCCAGAGTTTCGAAAGTTCCCGGCTATACCAAGCTGATTAATTTTTTCACCATCAACAAGGCCTGGCGTTTGGTGGATCTGCCGGGTTACGGGTATGCCCATATAGCCAGGGAAAACAGCGCGAGGTTCAATGATGCGGTTTCAAATTACCTGGCAAAGAGATCAAATCTCTACTGCGTCTTTGTTTTGATCGATTCCCGGCATAAGCCGCAGAAGATCGATCTGGAGTTTGTTCAGTGGCTTGGAGAGCAATCTGCTCCGTGTGCTCTGATCTTCACCAAAACAGACAAAGTGAAGGCAGCTCAACTGCAGACAAACATGGACTTGTTCAAGGAAAGCATCTCCGGCTGGTTTGAGAATGTGCCGGAAATACTCAGCTGCTCTTCAGTAACGAAGAATGGAGTTCGTGAAATTCTCAATGTCATCGATGAGGCTTTGTCATGA
- a CDS encoding ShlB/FhaC/HecB family hemolysin secretion/activation protein, with the protein MSALPSLQTNILLNSLVLQQELDKANNSRDRQIYPEIAPGPEPGTTALRLKVKDRLPLHARVEFNNYSTPGTPELRFNTALQYNNLWQLDHQLGVQYSFSPEEYKDQSAWPDFVDHPQVANYSVFYRLPLNSFQGITERRDVSVGDFGYDEVTKRFRAPPMSGTPELVLYASRSDTDTGSVLQSDTLTPEVVDPNAGGPQLSSKVFSDTHTVNGDAGFRLADPLPSFWAIGSSLSLGLDYKTFKSRLTQTKNNDFTFYTSDGMGNLTPHPFDPQPPAIQVVPSSVNYLPFAAGLDATRPDGWGITSFNFNNTFNFSSLFGNKKDFQKIAGSTKATGNYYVANLGMNREQRIHGDWGLRLSADGQWANQPLISNEQYGLGGAAGVRGYRDGQQYGDTGWRVIVEPHTELFDLGMVDGNKPMLVRFSIFTDYGRRYLLAPPTGTDQSLSLWGTGFAFTGTIGERMDFRFTFGVPLLDVPGVTAGTPRITFLVGMQF; encoded by the coding sequence ATGTCCGCGCTGCCGAGTTTGCAGACGAACATTTTGCTCAACAGCCTCGTGCTGCAGCAGGAATTGGACAAGGCGAACAACAGTCGGGACAGACAGATTTACCCTGAGATTGCTCCCGGTCCGGAACCGGGGACCACAGCTCTTCGATTGAAAGTGAAAGATCGCCTGCCGCTGCACGCGCGGGTCGAGTTTAACAATTACTCAACACCGGGCACACCCGAGTTGCGATTTAACACCGCCCTCCAATACAATAATTTGTGGCAATTGGATCATCAGTTGGGAGTTCAGTATTCGTTCAGTCCCGAAGAATATAAAGATCAGAGCGCCTGGCCCGATTTCGTGGACCATCCGCAGGTTGCCAACTATAGCGTCTTTTATCGGCTTCCCTTAAATAGTTTTCAGGGAATCACGGAACGACGCGACGTCAGCGTTGGTGACTTTGGTTACGATGAGGTCACCAAGCGATTTCGGGCTCCGCCAATGAGCGGGACGCCCGAGTTGGTTTTGTACGCCTCTCGTTCGGATACGGATACCGGAAGCGTTCTCCAATCGGATACGTTGACCCCGGAAGTCGTCGATCCCAACGCGGGCGGGCCGCAATTGAGCAGCAAAGTATTCAGCGACACGCATACCGTGAATGGCGACGCCGGATTCAGACTTGCCGATCCTCTGCCTTCTTTCTGGGCCATCGGCTCGAGCTTGTCGCTCGGGCTGGATTATAAAACCTTCAAATCCCGATTGACCCAGACGAAAAACAACGATTTCACCTTCTATACCTCCGATGGCATGGGGAATCTGACTCCTCATCCTTTCGACCCACAACCTCCAGCCATTCAAGTCGTGCCCAGCTCGGTCAACTATTTGCCATTCGCGGCCGGACTGGATGCGACACGTCCGGATGGGTGGGGGATTACCAGCTTCAACTTCAACAACACTTTTAACTTCTCGAGCTTGTTTGGGAACAAAAAGGACTTTCAGAAGATCGCAGGCAGTACGAAAGCAACCGGGAACTATTATGTTGCCAACCTGGGGATGAACCGGGAGCAGAGGATCCACGGAGATTGGGGATTACGCCTAAGCGCAGATGGACAGTGGGCGAATCAACCACTTATCAGCAATGAGCAGTATGGCCTCGGAGGCGCGGCGGGAGTTCGCGGCTACCGTGACGGGCAACAATATGGGGACACTGGTTGGCGTGTAATCGTTGAGCCGCACACAGAATTGTTTGACCTTGGCATGGTGGATGGCAACAAGCCGATGCTGGTTCGTTTTTCGATATTCACGGATTATGGGCGGCGATATCTTTTGGCCCCTCCCACTGGCACAGACCAATCCCTTTCCTTGTGGGGAACAGGATTCGCCTTCACAGGAACGATAGGGGAACGGATGGACTTCCGATTCACATTCGGCGTGCCATTGCTGGATGTTCCAGGAGTCACGGCGGGAACGCCGAGAATCACTTTTTTGGTGGGCATGCAATTTTAA
- a CDS encoding PEP-CTERM sorting domain-containing protein, which translates to MNINPTLKQVLPAAVGAFMLAVANSAQAQFTYANRDMIAVFRQTGSPDMVVNLGQASIYYDLGTTAPGSTITINNYSPAQFSAAFSSGAVGVNWAVMSGVPVGNGDATRPARTVWITAPRLDLNTQTSPYQRDTGSTQVSWLSTIRGVAGAGSTAGAAAWGAGTPADPISNSPTVAIIPSSDPSSYTQIAGTAGNLNGTFGQGSIENGSVTSFTDERSDLYEVRPGTGDAIYLGFFDLNGQGALTFTAVPEPSVYALIGVGFLSLFFFRQRRSISRTNAKQPELINQ; encoded by the coding sequence ATGAATATAAATCCAACCCTTAAGCAAGTTCTTCCCGCCGCTGTGGGAGCCTTCATGCTGGCTGTGGCGAACTCCGCTCAGGCCCAGTTTACTTATGCGAATCGTGATATGATCGCCGTCTTCCGACAAACCGGAAGTCCCGACATGGTGGTAAACCTCGGACAAGCGAGCATTTATTACGACCTCGGAACGACAGCGCCGGGAAGCACTATTACCATTAACAACTACAGCCCAGCTCAATTCAGTGCGGCCTTCAGCAGCGGTGCCGTGGGTGTCAACTGGGCGGTGATGAGTGGTGTTCCCGTTGGAAACGGCGATGCTACCCGTCCTGCCAGAACAGTTTGGATCACGGCTCCCCGGCTCGATCTGAACACGCAGACCAGCCCCTATCAACGCGATACGGGATCAACACAGGTTTCATGGCTTTCGACCATTCGTGGTGTGGCAGGCGCGGGCAGCACTGCTGGTGCGGCAGCCTGGGGGGCAGGCACTCCTGCCGACCCGATCAGCAACAGCCCGACAGTGGCGATTATTCCTTCGAGCGATCCGAGTTCCTACACACAAATTGCCGGAACGGCGGGGAACCTCAATGGCACTTTTGGCCAGGGCTCCATTGAGAATGGCTCGGTCACTTCCTTCACCGACGAAAGGTCTGATCTGTATGAGGTTCGTCCAGGCACTGGTGATGCCATTTACCTTGGTTTCTTTGATTTGAATGGCCAGGGAGCGCTTACGTTCACGGCGGTGCCAGAGCCATCGGTTTACGCTTTGATCGGCGTGGGTTTCCTTTCGCTTTTCTTTTTCCGCCAGCGCCGATCGATCTCCAGGACCAACGCGAAGCAACCTGAATTAATCAACCAATAA
- a CDS encoding protease pro-enzyme activation domain-containing protein, with product MTIKKSASALFLALSFALVSTPSANAGPDRVMLPGHVPSVVAGLTPKGLLPTTNRLSLAIGLPLRNQAALDDLLQQIYDPQSTNFHQFLSPQEFTERFGPTEQDYQAVIKFAKANGLTVVGTHPNRVVLDVKGSVLEIEQAFNVTLRVYRHPKEARDFFAPDTEPSVPTNLSLADMWGLSDYALPRPLSHKLDPLKVTPLDGSGPGGAYRGSDFRNAYVPQSNLTGAGQTAAVVEFDGYYTSDITNYETQCGYPNVPLQNVIVDGVSGSPGYSGQANAVAEVSLDIELIIAMAPGLSKLIVYEGNSPYDVFNKIVTDNSAKQVSCSWAWSVGPTHNWGHPGTKTLDAQLQQMAAQGQSFFQASGDSDAYTGAQAMSSSSGPIPVDSIYVTSVGGTTLTMNGTGASWASETVWNWGNNTGSGGGISPNYAIPSWQTNVSMANNAGSTVNRNVPDVALTADAVHVLYNNGSSDAFGGTSCAAPLWAGFCALVNQQAVAVGGATKTVGFLNPALYAIASSTNYAACFHDITTGNNIGNYTPGLFNAVPGYDLATGLGTPNGTNLINALAPSLSPYFISQPSSQTVTNGASLAFNTTVGGQSPLGYKWIFNGTNLPAGGNISGTTSNVLSITSAGANNSGNYNLIATNNYGSVTSSVAVLTVGFPPAFSTQPASLTILAGSNAVFSAVVSGSTPLVYQWRQNATNLINGTGISGATSNILTLTAATTNRNGNYTLAVTNNFGATTSTVAALTVVLPPAITSSSLTNRTVECSSNNLTFTATASGTPPVGYQWSLDSVPVIGATKTSFSLTNVQFPDHTVSLVVTNPYGSVTSNALLTVHDTIAPIITLNGGNPLTIELGSAFNDPGATATDICAGTVTVAAGSGTVNTSAIGTNTVVYTANDGNGNTTSISRTVIVRDTAPPTIVWSFTNLVLAADSHCSAPMPDVTGTNFVLATDASGFLTISQSPTNNAPLQLGTNLVVITLNDASSNAIYSTNIVVVSDQTPPAILSQPQSWTNIVGSIANFSTVATACTPLAYQWFFNSAVLSDQTNSSLTITSVNPANTGNYSVVANASGGSSTSIVATLTVNLIPTSLALNSPTNPSGYQDSLDFTANVTPATATGTVQFLTNGAAFDSLTLTAGQGTSTNLASLPRGTNLITAIYSGDANYLPATATLAQIVTNHPPVATTAFYTRAADTALNIAVADLATNWTDADGDTISLTGVSVSTNGITLTNNAGTLIYFNSNNVADQFVCTISDSWGDTNFQTVNITIEPIVNSVPTITSLLGNPDGSFSLTFAGAPGYAYVVETATNLNSPATWTPIATNTLGTNGLWQFNDSQATNFQRRFYRLKLGQ from the coding sequence ATGACCATCAAAAAAAGTGCAAGCGCCCTGTTTCTGGCTTTGTCGTTTGCGCTCGTATCTACCCCCAGCGCCAACGCCGGACCGGACCGGGTGATGCTGCCCGGCCACGTGCCGTCGGTAGTGGCAGGGCTCACTCCAAAGGGACTCCTGCCGACAACCAATAGGCTTTCCCTCGCGATTGGCTTGCCTTTGCGAAATCAGGCCGCGTTGGACGATTTGCTCCAGCAGATTTACGATCCACAAAGCACCAATTTTCATCAATTTCTCTCGCCACAGGAGTTCACGGAACGTTTTGGGCCAACCGAGCAGGATTATCAGGCGGTCATAAAATTTGCGAAAGCGAACGGCCTGACGGTTGTTGGTACGCATCCGAACCGTGTGGTATTGGATGTCAAAGGCAGTGTGTTGGAGATCGAACAGGCGTTTAACGTCACGTTGCGTGTGTACCGGCATCCGAAGGAAGCACGCGATTTTTTCGCGCCTGATACAGAGCCTTCTGTGCCAACAAATTTGTCCCTCGCAGACATGTGGGGCTTGAGCGATTACGCCCTTCCCAGACCGTTGTCACACAAGCTCGATCCGTTGAAAGTCACGCCGCTGGACGGTTCAGGGCCGGGAGGAGCTTACCGGGGCAGCGATTTCCGCAATGCGTACGTCCCTCAATCCAACCTGACCGGAGCCGGACAGACTGCGGCGGTGGTTGAATTTGACGGCTATTACACCAGCGACATCACCAACTACGAGACCCAATGCGGTTACCCCAATGTGCCCTTGCAGAACGTCATAGTGGACGGGGTTTCCGGCAGTCCGGGCTATAGCGGCCAGGCCAACGCAGTGGCCGAAGTCTCCCTCGACATAGAACTGATCATTGCCATGGCTCCCGGATTGTCCAAACTCATCGTTTACGAAGGCAATTCTCCTTACGATGTTTTTAATAAAATTGTCACCGACAATTCGGCCAAACAGGTGAGTTGTTCCTGGGCTTGGTCAGTTGGTCCGACTCATAATTGGGGACATCCCGGAACAAAAACTCTGGATGCCCAGTTGCAGCAGATGGCTGCTCAAGGCCAGTCATTCTTCCAGGCATCCGGGGATTCCGACGCTTACACCGGCGCTCAAGCAATGAGTTCTTCCAGCGGCCCCATTCCTGTGGACAGTATATATGTCACCAGCGTTGGAGGAACAACCTTGACGATGAATGGCACTGGCGCTTCCTGGGCTTCCGAAACCGTCTGGAACTGGGGCAACAACACCGGCTCCGGCGGCGGCATCAGCCCTAATTACGCAATTCCCTCATGGCAGACGAATGTGAGCATGGCGAACAACGCTGGTTCAACCGTCAATCGCAACGTTCCGGACGTCGCCCTGACAGCGGATGCAGTTCATGTGCTCTATAACAATGGCAGTTCCGATGCGTTTGGCGGCACCAGTTGCGCGGCGCCGCTGTGGGCGGGTTTTTGCGCCCTGGTCAATCAGCAGGCAGTTGCTGTCGGCGGTGCCACCAAAACCGTGGGTTTCCTGAACCCCGCCCTTTACGCCATCGCCTCCAGCACCAATTACGCCGCTTGTTTTCACGACATCACCACTGGCAACAACATCGGCAACTACACACCGGGACTGTTCAACGCAGTCCCAGGCTACGATCTGGCCACCGGCCTGGGCACGCCGAACGGAACCAACTTGATCAATGCCCTTGCTCCGTCCCTTTCGCCATACTTCATCTCTCAGCCCTCCAGCCAGACCGTTACCAACGGCGCCAGCCTCGCCTTCAACACCACCGTCGGTGGCCAGTCACCACTGGGTTACAAATGGATTTTTAACGGCACGAATCTGCCAGCCGGAGGCAACATCTCCGGCACTACCAGCAACGTGTTGTCCATCACATCGGCGGGCGCCAATAACTCCGGCAATTACAATCTCATCGCAACTAACAACTACGGCTCCGTGACCAGCAGTGTCGCGGTTTTAACCGTCGGTTTTCCGCCCGCCTTTTCCACTCAACCCGCCAGCCTGACTATTTTGGCCGGCAGCAACGCCGTCTTCAGCGCCGTGGTCAGTGGTTCAACTCCGCTGGTTTATCAATGGCGTCAAAACGCAACGAACCTTATCAATGGCACCGGCATCTCTGGCGCAACGAGCAACATCCTCACCCTCACCGCCGCCACAACCAACCGCAACGGCAATTATACTTTGGCGGTGACAAATAATTTTGGCGCAACCACCAGCACTGTGGCTGCACTCACCGTGGTGCTTCCGCCGGCAATCACGAGTTCTTCGCTTACGAACCGGACCGTTGAATGCAGTAGTAATAACCTTACTTTCACTGCCACTGCTTCTGGCACACCGCCAGTTGGCTATCAATGGAGCTTGGACAGCGTGCCTGTTATCGGCGCAACCAAAACCAGCTTCTCGCTAACCAATGTGCAGTTTCCAGACCACACCGTGAGCCTCGTCGTCACCAACCCGTATGGCAGCGTGACCAGCAACGCGTTACTGACTGTTCACGACACCATTGCTCCGATCATAACTTTGAATGGCGGCAACCCGTTGACCATCGAACTAGGCAGCGCCTTCAACGATCCCGGGGCGACCGCCACCGACATTTGCGCAGGCACGGTGACCGTGGCTGCTGGCAGTGGCACAGTCAACACCAGCGCGATCGGAACCAACACTGTTGTTTACACGGCCAATGACGGCAACGGCAACACCACCTCCATCTCGCGCACCGTCATCGTGCGCGACACCGCCCCACCAACAATCGTGTGGAGCTTCACGAATCTGGTGCTCGCCGCAGATAGCCATTGCAGCGCGCCTATGCCGGACGTGACTGGAACGAATTTTGTTCTCGCCACTGATGCGTCCGGTTTTTTGACAATATCGCAAAGCCCGACGAATAATGCGCCCTTGCAACTGGGAACCAATCTTGTGGTCATCACTCTCAATGATGCTTCCAGTAACGCAATCTATTCGACAAACATTGTGGTCGTGAGCGATCAAACGCCTCCAGCGATACTAAGCCAGCCACAAAGCTGGACGAATATCGTTGGCTCGATCGCGAATTTCAGCACGGTCGCGACAGCCTGCACGCCGCTGGCTTATCAATGGTTTTTTAACAGTGCTGTTCTAAGTGATCAGACCAACAGCAGCCTGACGATCACTTCCGTCAACCCTGCCAATACCGGTAATTATTCAGTCGTCGCTAATGCGTCCGGCGGTTCTTCCACCAGCATCGTCGCCACCCTGACAGTGAATTTAATTCCCACGAGCCTCGCGTTGAATTCGCCCACCAATCCGTCTGGCTACCAAGATAGCTTGGATTTTACTGCCAACGTCACACCAGCAACCGCCACTGGTACCGTGCAATTCCTGACAAACGGTGCTGCTTTCGACAGCCTGACACTCACCGCCGGACAGGGCACCAGCACCAACCTTGCTTCGCTGCCACGCGGCACCAATCTCATCACCGCCATTTATTCCGGTGACGCCAATTATTTGCCGGCAACTGCGACGCTCGCGCAAATTGTTACCAATCATCCGCCAGTTGCCACCACCGCATTTTATACCCGCGCGGCAGACACTGCATTGAACATTGCCGTCGCCGACCTGGCGACCAATTGGACTGACGCTGATGGAGACACAATTTCGCTAACGGGCGTGAGCGTCAGCACCAATGGTATAACGCTGACCAACAATGCTGGCACACTGATTTATTTTAATTCCAACAACGTCGCTGACCAATTTGTCTGCACCATCAGTGACAGCTGGGGCGACACGAATTTCCAAACGGTCAATATTACCATCGAGCCAATCGTCAACTCGGTCCCCACCATCACCAGTCTGCTTGGCAATCCTGACGGCAGTTTCAGTTTGACCTTCGCAGGCGCACCCGGTTATGCCTACGTAGTGGAGACGGCAACAAACTTAAATTCACCCGCTACCTGGACTCCGATTGCCACAAATACTCTGGGCACCAATGGCCTCTGGCAGTTCAACGACTCGCAAGCCACCAATTTTCAACGACGATTCTATCGGCTCAAACTCGGGCAGTGA
- the rsgA gene encoding ribosome small subunit-dependent GTPase A has product MSSMRLCHERAFVASNTRVAAMTMQDIGWNDAFEKEFAPYYLKGWKPARLIRDNRITYGALLEDGQELEVSMSGKIYHDAETDAELPAVGDWVALQVGACGEETVIQARLTRQSCFSRRAAGQSAEEQVIAANVHIVVVVTDAGQDFNARRMERYFTLIGRCGAKAVILVNKSDLYPDAQNQKAAGDIRALNAEAEVYVTSVENRQGLEGLRNVLKPGVTVALVGSSGVGKSALINLLLGDEWQWTDEVNGITGKGRHTTTARELLILPKGGILIDNPGIKEVQMWTDEGTLREAFSDIEVLSRDCKFQDCKHGSDAGCALRQAVEQGELSSARLEGYLKLDQEIEKLRGRRTKRQLIVDRHARRSQQSKARKRSDRELARELRP; this is encoded by the coding sequence ATGTCATCGATGAGGCTTTGTCATGAGCGGGCGTTCGTGGCTTCAAACACAAGGGTGGCGGCGATGACGATGCAAGACATTGGATGGAACGACGCGTTTGAGAAGGAGTTCGCTCCGTATTACCTCAAGGGCTGGAAGCCGGCGCGTTTGATCAGGGACAACCGGATCACCTACGGCGCACTGCTCGAGGATGGGCAGGAATTGGAGGTGAGCATGAGTGGCAAGATTTACCACGACGCAGAAACGGATGCCGAGCTACCCGCGGTGGGAGACTGGGTGGCGCTGCAGGTAGGCGCTTGCGGTGAAGAGACGGTCATCCAGGCGCGGTTGACGCGGCAGAGCTGTTTTTCACGAAGAGCAGCGGGCCAGAGCGCCGAGGAACAGGTTATCGCCGCGAATGTTCATATCGTTGTGGTGGTGACCGATGCCGGGCAGGACTTCAATGCACGGCGAATGGAACGCTATTTCACCCTCATTGGACGCTGCGGTGCGAAGGCCGTGATATTGGTCAACAAATCAGATCTTTACCCGGATGCCCAGAATCAGAAAGCGGCCGGGGACATTCGTGCGCTGAATGCCGAGGCGGAGGTGTATGTGACCAGCGTGGAAAACAGGCAGGGGCTTGAAGGTCTCAGGAATGTTCTGAAACCCGGGGTCACAGTTGCCTTGGTGGGCTCCAGCGGCGTGGGAAAATCGGCATTGATCAACTTGTTGCTCGGCGATGAATGGCAATGGACCGACGAGGTGAATGGAATCACCGGCAAGGGACGGCACACGACCACCGCGCGTGAGCTGCTCATCCTGCCCAAAGGCGGCATCCTAATCGATAACCCCGGCATCAAGGAAGTGCAGATGTGGACGGACGAGGGGACGTTGCGCGAGGCGTTTTCCGACATTGAGGTACTGTCCAGAGATTGTAAGTTTCAGGATTGTAAACATGGCTCAGATGCCGGTTGTGCGCTCCGTCAGGCAGTAGAGCAGGGGGAGCTTAGTTCTGCGCGTCTGGAGGGATATCTCAAGCTGGATCAGGAAATTGAAAAATTGCGTGGTCGCCGAACCAAGCGCCAGTTGATCGTCGATCGGCATGCGAGAAGAAGCCAACAAAGCAAGGCCCGCAAACGTTCGGATCGCGAACTGGCCCGTGAACTCAGGCCGTAA
- a CDS encoding substrate-binding domain-containing protein, giving the protein MNMKKIILALSAATVFATVADAQVQLTITGSTAFRSIVLDRIPTLFDTNSMSANISDPNKNQYYFSGTISNLIPTLGNQPITIRTSFSGSGSGMTAVKNGTLQPCINLDGSITNLAADLAFSDVYPASASPSIAASAFAQRVEVGVVGFVFAKNNALIGITNITREQAVLLMAASGDGGMPASYLGGIGLGAANPVYLIGRDSGSGTRISVEKDINFIGSPNLWATNGDGTYSLIAGLTSGGTVAKNIAGGTQAIGYVGLADFATITSVATALSYNGIPYSHSAVASGMYPIWGYEHLVSKIGMSANQQTLRDKLVGSITNAAYQSSAIYSNSFVRLSDMQVRRGADGGTISSLVF; this is encoded by the coding sequence ATGAACATGAAAAAAATCATCCTCGCACTCTCAGCAGCCACAGTGTTCGCCACTGTCGCCGACGCCCAGGTGCAATTAACCATTACCGGCTCCACTGCTTTTCGCAGTATCGTATTGGACCGCATTCCCACGCTGTTCGATACCAACTCGATGAGCGCAAATATCTCAGATCCGAATAAGAACCAATATTATTTCAGCGGGACCATTTCCAATCTGATTCCAACGTTGGGTAATCAACCGATTACCATTCGCACCAGCTTCTCCGGTTCCGGGAGTGGCATGACTGCGGTGAAAAACGGAACACTGCAACCTTGCATCAACCTCGACGGTTCGATCACCAACCTGGCGGCGGACCTCGCATTTTCTGACGTGTACCCTGCTTCGGCTTCACCTTCCATTGCTGCCTCGGCCTTCGCTCAACGGGTTGAGGTTGGGGTTGTGGGTTTCGTCTTTGCCAAAAACAATGCGCTGATCGGTATTACAAATATTACCCGCGAACAGGCGGTGTTGTTGATGGCAGCGAGTGGAGATGGTGGCATGCCTGCCAGTTATCTCGGTGGCATTGGTCTCGGTGCAGCTAATCCAGTCTACCTGATTGGCCGTGACTCCGGTTCCGGCACCCGCATCAGCGTGGAGAAGGATATCAACTTCATCGGCAGTCCCAACCTTTGGGCCACCAACGGCGATGGTACCTACTCTTTGATTGCAGGCCTCACTTCCGGCGGGACGGTGGCGAAAAACATCGCCGGCGGGACTCAAGCGATTGGTTATGTCGGACTCGCTGACTTTGCCACCATCACCAGCGTGGCAACTGCGTTGAGCTACAATGGCATTCCTTACAGTCATTCGGCTGTTGCCAGCGGAATGTATCCGATTTGGGGATATGAACACCTGGTGAGCAAGATCGGTATGAGCGCCAATCAGCAAACCTTGCGCGACAAGCTGGTTGGTTCGATCACGAACGCCGCTTATCAATCCAGCGCGATTTATTCCAACAGCTTCGTGCGCCTGTCTGACATGCAGGTCAGACGCGGCGCCGATGGTGGCACGATTAGCTCCCTGGTCTTCTAA
- a CDS encoding helix-turn-helix domain-containing protein, with amino-acid sequence MQSESHLTLEIFNLPASEEWKIISHGWCLARLSQGVAYYFGSAQTAELEVGQIIIVPPKGAALLRASQLGSVQMHYFNFRPELLTCVLTLSERHSLVALAETSGCKSWYLPAAHPASTQYGTLCELSARENRLLDRCGMLALIATLFTPSSKPGHQQKTTSLSTSNRFLELVQKMSETELLSLAHTELARRCGCSLRHFSRLFHAHFGVSIRTKQTLLRLQKARQLLCETDAKVINVALDSGYRHLGLFNAMFKRHFGVTPTELRRAKSKKARSRARLSVLIMLTCFLPMTFRAVAGGVAAEPKLESQQVVSTNVPAFKVRGYVVQGNTLLTHDQLLEIFSDYVGPAVTFETIRKALAELQLAYRGRGYITVGVSLPQQQLTNGLVKVRVTERASCRHSDHRQPVLQQ; translated from the coding sequence ATGCAATCAGAAAGCCACCTGACCCTTGAAATATTTAATCTACCCGCTTCCGAGGAATGGAAAATTATCTCACATGGCTGGTGTCTGGCGAGGTTAAGCCAGGGAGTCGCATACTATTTTGGATCAGCGCAAACTGCAGAACTTGAGGTAGGTCAGATCATCATTGTGCCGCCGAAGGGAGCGGCTCTTTTGCGGGCCAGTCAGTTGGGGTCGGTGCAGATGCATTACTTTAATTTCAGGCCGGAACTTCTGACGTGTGTATTAACGTTGTCTGAGCGCCATTCCCTGGTGGCATTGGCGGAAACCTCGGGGTGTAAGAGTTGGTACCTGCCAGCCGCTCATCCGGCGTCGACCCAATACGGCACGCTTTGTGAACTGTCCGCGCGAGAAAACCGGTTGTTGGATCGCTGTGGGATGCTGGCCTTGATAGCGACATTATTTACCCCAAGCAGCAAGCCCGGTCACCAGCAGAAAACAACCAGTTTATCCACATCCAATCGATTTCTCGAGCTGGTTCAAAAAATGTCGGAGACGGAACTTTTAAGTCTTGCCCATACCGAGCTTGCCCGCCGCTGTGGTTGCAGCCTGCGACACTTCAGCCGTCTGTTCCACGCGCATTTCGGGGTTTCGATTCGCACCAAGCAAACATTGCTGCGTCTTCAGAAAGCCCGGCAGCTCCTTTGCGAAACGGATGCCAAGGTCATCAATGTCGCGCTGGACAGCGGATATCGGCATCTCGGTCTTTTCAATGCCATGTTCAAAAGGCACTTTGGAGTTACCCCGACGGAATTGCGTCGCGCGAAGAGTAAAAAGGCTCGTTCCCGAGCCCGGCTTTCAGTGTTGATCATGCTGACCTGTTTTCTTCCAATGACTTTTCGGGCTGTCGCTGGCGGAGTGGCGGCGGAACCTAAGTTGGAAAGTCAGCAGGTGGTTTCCACCAACGTTCCTGCCTTCAAGGTGAGGGGGTATGTGGTGCAGGGCAACACTCTGCTGACACACGACCAGTTATTGGAGATATTTTCCGATTATGTGGGGCCGGCCGTGACTTTTGAAACCATACGCAAGGCGCTCGCAGAACTGCAGCTCGCATATCGTGGTCGTGGTTATATCACCGTGGGAGTTTCATTGCCCCAGCAGCAACTCACCAATGGCCTGGTAAAGGTCCGGGTCACTGAAAGGGCGTCTTGCCGACATTCAGATCACAGGCAACCGGTATTACAGCAGTAA